The Rhododendron vialii isolate Sample 1 chromosome 1a, ASM3025357v1 region TCATGTCGTTCGTATGTGGACCACATACTCCCTCATGAATCTCCTCCATTACCCTTTTGGCTTCCTCACCATGGATACATAACTTATGCACTCCAAAGTGTGATCTTCAATATAGATTCCATCTGCAGATGATGTACTGGGCTGCCAGCCTTTGGAGAGTAATCTAATCTTTCTTACTTGCTTTAGTAGGATATTCTCGTCTTTCTACAAATCTCCAAATGTCATGATATCAGGGGAGACCATCGTCAGGTTCATCATAACCATGGCATGCTGGTACACTGGCGAATCTCTTTGCTCAATCACAATGGGCCTTAGTTTTACACCAATAGGAATTTTGATCATGGATGCCAATGTTGCTAGAGCATCTGCAAATTGATTCTTAAGCCTCAGTACATGAGTAAAAGTCACCTTGTTGAAATGAGGGATGAGATCCTTAAGATCTTGGTGGTATGATTTTAGCTTTTCTTCCTTGACTTTTTAGTCACCGTTGGCCTGAGACACAACCAGGTTGGAATCCCCAACCACTTCTAATTTCTCCACACCAATTTCGATGGCTGCTTCCATGCCTACAATGCAAGCCTTGTATTTTGCCTGATTCTTGGTGACTTTGAAGTTTAGCTTGAACGCAAGCGGAATGTGGGATCCATTCGGTGAAATTAACAACACACCAATTCCAAACCCTTTCTGATTTGCGGCTCCATCGAAGTGTAATTTCCAAATGCCCTCGGTTATGGTCATCAGATCTTCGTCAGGATACTTGAATTCAGCGTCCTTACCTCCTTCGACAGGGTGGTCAGCCAAGAACTCTGCGACGACCCTTCCCTTTACTGACTTCCTGGTGACATATTTGAGCTCGAACTCGGCTAACATGAGTAGCCATGGTGCCAGTTTTCCAGTGAGAGTTGGTTTCTCAAATAGGTACTTTAAAGGGTCCATTCGAGAGATCAGCCTTATCGGGTATGCCAGCATGTAATGTCTTAGTTTATTGGAAGCCCAAACAAATGCCCAGCATATCTTTTCCAATGGAGTGTAGTGCTCCTCGCATCCAACCATCTTTTTGCTTAGATAATAAACAGCCCTTTGAACCCCATCGTCTCTTTCCTATGCCAACATACACCCCATCGCGAATGGAGTGACGGGAAAGTAATGATCAAAGGTGTTCCTGATACGGGCGGTGTTAGTACAGGT contains the following coding sequences:
- the LOC131330724 gene encoding uncharacterized protein LOC131330724 — encoded protein: MVGCEEHYTPLEKICWAFVWASNKLRHYMLAYPIRLISRMDPLKYLFEKPTLTGKLAPWLLMLAEFELKYVTRKSVKGRVVAEFLADHPVEGGKDAEFKYPDEDLMTITEGIWKLHFDGAANQKGFGIGVLLISPNGSHIPLAFKLNFKVTKNQAKYKACIVGMEAAIEIGVEKLEVVGDSNLVVSQANDALATLASMIKIPIGVKLRPIVIEQRDSPVYQHAMVMMNLTMVSPDIMTFGDL